Proteins from a genomic interval of Gossypium hirsutum isolate 1008001.06 chromosome A09, Gossypium_hirsutum_v2.1, whole genome shotgun sequence:
- the LOC107889932 gene encoding uncharacterized protein has translation MSYCECKWEEYGLALLWREGMTVMIQNYSKYHIDSLVCLEDGMRLRLTGFYGQADPNNRNLSWDMLRRVKDTINEGWILAGDFNAILNNAEKEGGRRKPRSSMEDFCKLLEELALIVRQSKSDHEAILMDTLGSKPGDNNTNLRTWFRYDVCWNKEKEERDVITSIWSNNESNLLDKLALVRKKLGPWEGDRNTRYFYVRVSGRRKKNTIEKLKDVHGMRHDEKNKICDIAWNYFNDLFKSSVNPEDVYDLPFIPICVTDGMNSRLSREFTDEEILMAFNQMDPQKAPGIDGIFGSFFKDHWQTVGKYVLKLCHDILKRRNNVACLNKTLLIMIPKVNELCVMANFRPISLYRVIYKIISKVLANRLKEVLPYCISHNQSVFAPGRMIHDNVLITHELMHYLCSSKNGPNKRNNRSEVETFLRILEMFEKMSGQSINLEKSMVCFSPSTPLAQRMTTSSLLKMRLVEMLDSYLGLSILVGKKKSGVFKNILDHIANRINRVIEEIQSMMHRVWWGGREQNRGWNILAWGRMCYPKGIGGLGFRDLWLFNVALLGRQVWRLIHCTDTLCYRVLSSKYFLDGDVFHPKSLDKSYFMWQSIAKAARVLYEGFDWNIGNMRNINIWTDNWGFEGLPSSSIRIKRRMAPENKVCELLNESKDGWNENRILELYGESLRDQICKLTILHNGHDDQQMWFHNPNGFFSSKSAYS, from the exons ATGTCTTACTGTGAGTGCAAATGGGAAGAGTATGGTCTGGCTTTGCTGTGGAGGGAAGGAATGACGGTGATGATTCAAAACTACTCTAAATACCATATTGATTCTTTGGTATGCTTGGAAGATGGGATGAGGCTGCGATTAACTGGGTTTTATGGCCAAGCCGATCCAAACAATAGGAACCTTTCGTGGGATATGCTTAGAAGGGTGAAGGATACGATTAATGAAGGTTGGATTTTGGCTGGCGACTTTAATGCCATTCTCAACAATGCCGAGAAGGAAGGGGGTCGGAGGAAGCCTCGTAGCTCTATGGAGGATTTTTGTAAGTTGCTGGAGGAGCTGGCATTG ATTGTGCGTCAATCCAAGTCTGACCATGAGGCGATTCTTATGGACACTTTGGGCAGTAAGCCTGGGGATAACAACACTAACCTTAGGACTTGGTTCAGATATGATGTCTGTTGGAACAAGGAGAAGGAGGAGCGCGATGTCATCACTAGCATATGGTCTAATAATGAGAGCAACCTCCTGGATAAGCTGGCATTGGTTCGAAAGAAGCTGGGTCCTTG GGAGGGGGATAGGAATACGCGTTATTTCTATGTGAGAGTTTCGGGTCGAAGGAAGAAGAATACTATAGAAAAGCTGAAAGACGTGCATGGCATGAGGCATgatgaaaagaataaaatatgtGATATTGCGTGGAACTATTTCAACGACCTCTTCAAATCCAGTGTTAACCCGGAGGATGTCTATGATCTTCCTTTTATCCCTATTTGCGTTACTGACGGCATGAATAGTAGGTTAAGTAGGGAGTTCACTGACGAGGAAATTTTGATGGCTTTTAATCAAATGGACCCCCAGAAGGCTCCAGGGATTGATGGGATCTTTGGAAGCTTTTTCAAAGATCATTGGCAGACGGTGGGAAAATATGTTTTAAAGTTGTGTCATGATATTCTTAAGAGGAGAAATAATGTTGCCTGTCTAAACAAAACTTTGCTTATAATGATTCCTAAGGTTAATGAGCTGTGTGTTATGGCTAACTTTCGCCCAATTAGCCTTTACAGGGTCATTTATAAGATTATTTCGAAGGTTCTGGCTAATAGGCTCAAAGAGGTCCTCCCCTACTGTATTAGTCACAATCAGAGCGTCTTTGCGCCTGGCCGGATGATCCATGATAACGTGCTGATCACCCATGAACTTATGCATTATCTCTGTAGTTCTAAAAATGGTCCAAATAAACG GAACAATCGGAGTGAGGTGGAAACTTTCCTGAGGATTTTGGAGATGTTTGAGAAGATGTCGGGCCAAAGCATTAACTTGGAAAAGTCAATGGTGTGCTTCAGCCCTAGTACGCCTTTAGCTCAGAGGATGACTACAAGTAGCTTACTCAAAATGAGGTTGGTAGAAATGTTGGACAGTTACCTTGGGCTATCTATACTAGTCGGTAAAAAGAAATCTGGTGTTTTCAAAAACATCCTTGACCACATTGCCAATAGAATAAACA GGGTGATTGAGGAGATTCAATCCATGATGCATCGGGTCTGGTGGGGAGGCAGGGAGCAGAATAGAGGGTGGAACATATTGGCCTGGGGTCGTATGTGCTATCCCAAAGGCATAGGAGGTCTCGGGTTCAGAGATCTTTGGCTCTTCAATGTGGCTCTCTTGGGACGACAAGTTTGGCGTCTCATCCACTGTACGGATACTTTGTGCTATAGGGTGTTGAGCTCGAAATATTTTCTTGACGGTGATGTTTTTCATCCAAAAAGCCTGGACAAATCGTATTTCATGTGGCAAAGCATCGCCAAGGCTGCTAGGGTGCTATACGAGGGCTTCGATTGGAATATTGGAAACATGAGGAATATTAATATTTGGACTGATAATTGGGGTTTTGAAGGGCTGCCGAGTTCGTCCATTCGTATTAAAAGAAGGATGGCCCCCGAGAATAAGGTATGTGAGCTACTTAATGAGAGTAAGGATGGGTGGAATGAGAATAGGATCCTAGAGCTCTACGGTGAGAGTTTGAGGGACCAGATTTGTAAATTAACCATTCTTCATAATGGCCATGACGACCAACAGATGTGGTTCCATAACCCTAATGGTTTTTTCTCTTCCAAATCGGCTTACTCCTAG